The proteins below come from a single Chryseobacterium nepalense genomic window:
- a CDS encoding efflux transporter outer membrane subunit yields MKRIKNIIITFGLALASVSCVSKLAYTEPELELPETFKYTATADTASVANLEWRQFFSDPMLQTLIEKGIKNNYDLQIALKQVASSQEKLKQAKYLQYPDVGFGVSAQISKPSKNSMNGQSLNLFLGKSYVEDYNAAFNLSWEADIWGKIKNQQEVSRMQYLQTYEATKAIQTQVVAAIAQGYYNLLMLDKQMQIAKSNLELSNNTLALTEKLWQSGDTTSLGVQQATAQKQSTELLITQLEQNIAIQENALSILVGENPGTISRTIEMSETSLPQEISAGLPAAMVSRRPDVRQQELVLLESNSIVGIAQANMYPSLKITANGGVNSFKIDNWFQIPASLFGSVLGGLTQPIFQKRQLKTDLNVAKIQREKNVLAFRQSVLNAVGEVSDALVSNESLKVQEQKAAEQAATLKNGIKSAEMLYKGGMANYLEVITAQGNSLQAELNLASVKRQRLSSIVDLYRALGGGWK; encoded by the coding sequence ATGAAAAGAATAAAAAATATCATCATCACTTTTGGACTGGCTTTAGCTTCGGTCTCCTGTGTGTCCAAACTGGCATACACGGAGCCTGAGCTCGAGCTGCCCGAAACATTCAAATATACTGCAACAGCAGATACCGCAAGTGTTGCCAACCTGGAATGGAGACAGTTTTTCAGCGATCCGATGTTACAAACATTGATTGAAAAAGGAATTAAAAACAACTACGATTTACAAATCGCTCTGAAGCAGGTTGCTTCTTCACAGGAAAAATTAAAACAGGCGAAATATCTTCAATATCCTGACGTTGGTTTCGGCGTTTCTGCACAGATTTCAAAGCCTTCAAAAAACAGCATGAATGGGCAAAGCTTAAACTTATTTTTAGGAAAAAGCTATGTTGAAGATTACAATGCAGCGTTCAATTTATCATGGGAAGCCGATATTTGGGGGAAAATAAAAAACCAACAGGAAGTTTCGCGAATGCAGTACCTGCAGACGTATGAAGCAACAAAAGCCATTCAGACACAAGTTGTTGCAGCGATAGCTCAGGGATATTATAATTTATTAATGCTTGATAAACAAATGCAGATTGCAAAATCGAACTTAGAATTAAGCAATAATACCCTTGCTCTTACAGAAAAGTTATGGCAAAGCGGTGACACGACCTCTTTGGGAGTTCAGCAGGCCACTGCACAAAAGCAATCGACGGAACTATTGATCACGCAATTGGAGCAAAATATCGCCATTCAGGAAAATGCATTAAGTATTCTGGTGGGCGAAAATCCCGGAACAATCAGCAGAACGATTGAGATGTCCGAAACCTCTTTACCACAGGAAATTTCCGCAGGACTTCCGGCAGCAATGGTGAGTCGTCGTCCGGATGTCCGTCAGCAGGAACTGGTGTTGTTAGAATCCAACTCAATAGTCGGAATTGCGCAGGCCAATATGTATCCTTCTTTGAAAATCACCGCCAACGGAGGCGTAAATTCATTTAAAATTGACAACTGGTTCCAGATTCCGGCTTCATTATTCGGATCTGTTTTAGGAGGATTGACTCAGCCTATTTTCCAGAAAAGACAATTGAAAACGGATTTAAATGTTGCTAAAATTCAGCGAGAGAAAAATGTATTGGCGTTCCGTCAATCTGTTTTGAATGCAGTGGGTGAAGTTTCAGATGCTTTGGTTTCTAATGAAAGTCTGAAGGTTCAGGAACAAAAGGCAGCCGAACAGGCGGCAACGTTAAAAAACGGAATTAAAAGTGCCGAAATGCTCTACAAAGGCGGCATGGCAAACTATTTAGAAGTGATAACCGCTCAGGGAAATTCTCTGCAGGCAGAACTTAATTTAGCGTCAGTAAAAAGACAACGATTAAGCAGCATTGTAGATTTGTACCGTGCGTTAGGTGGCGGCTGGAAGTAG
- the miaA gene encoding tRNA (adenosine(37)-N6)-dimethylallyltransferase MiaA, with translation MKNKTLISVVGPTGIGKTRLAIDLAKHFNTEIISCDSRQFFKEMKIGTASPSEEELAEAPHHFIGNLSVEEYYSIGQYEEDALKKLNELFEKYDTVILVGGSMMYEKAVIEGLNDLPEADEENQKKLQEILDNNGIEKLQEMLKQLDPEYFSVVDIHNHRRLLRAIDVIWQTNKKYSEQIAVSQDSRDFNTIRIGIEAPREELYDRINRRVDIMMEKGLLEEAKSLEKFKYMTALNTVGYAELFKYFDGEWDLDFAVSEIKKNSRRYAKRQLTWYRKADDIHYLPLGYSQENFNEVIGYINEQFQQ, from the coding sequence GTGAAAAATAAAACTTTAATTTCTGTTGTAGGCCCCACCGGAATTGGAAAAACGAGACTCGCAATTGATCTGGCGAAACATTTCAACACGGAAATTATATCCTGTGATTCCCGACAGTTTTTTAAGGAAATGAAGATTGGCACTGCTTCACCGTCAGAAGAAGAACTGGCGGAAGCACCTCATCATTTTATCGGTAATCTTTCGGTGGAAGAATATTATTCGATCGGGCAATATGAGGAAGATGCTTTAAAAAAACTCAATGAACTTTTTGAAAAATACGATACGGTCATTTTGGTTGGCGGCAGCATGATGTATGAAAAAGCAGTTATTGAAGGCTTAAATGATCTTCCGGAAGCCGATGAAGAAAATCAGAAAAAATTACAGGAAATTCTGGATAATAACGGAATTGAAAAACTTCAGGAAATGTTGAAACAACTCGATCCTGAATATTTTTCCGTGGTAGATATTCACAATCACAGAAGGCTTTTACGGGCAATTGACGTTATTTGGCAGACCAATAAAAAATATTCTGAACAAATTGCTGTTTCACAGGATTCCAGAGATTTTAATACGATTCGAATCGGAATTGAAGCGCCAAGAGAAGAATTGTACGATAGAATCAACAGGAGAGTGGATATTATGATGGAGAAAGGGTTATTGGAAGAAGCAAAAAGTTTAGAAAAATTTAAATATATGACGGCTTTAAATACGGTTGGTTACGCTGAATTATTCAAATATTTTGATGGCGAATGGGATCTGGATTTTGCCGTTTCAGAAATCAAGAAAAACAGTCGAAGATACGCAAAACGCCAATTGACCTGGTATCGGAAAGCGGATGATATTCATTATTTGCCGTTGGGATATTCTCAGGAGAATTTTAATGAGGTGATTGGGTATATTAATGAGCAGTTTCAACAGTAA
- a CDS encoding YicC/YloC family endoribonuclease, with protein sequence MILSMTGFGRAEGVFEGKKITIDIKSLNSKSFDLNIKIPLRYKEKEFEIRKILNDRIIRGKVDCYINLENLEESTDVKINKNLIDSYISELRNIASDGPDFEYLKMAVRLPDAITSRPDELSEGEWEALAKIVHAAVDRFGEFRKTEGKILHEELERNIQNIEKSLSEVIPFEEERISAVKERYQKSLKEFENIDETRFYQEMAYFTEKLDISEEKVRLSQHLKYYKEVMDNEDFNGKKLGFISQEIGREINTLGSKANHSEIQKLVVMMKDDLEKIKEQTLNVL encoded by the coding sequence ATGATTTTATCAATGACCGGCTTCGGTAGAGCCGAAGGTGTTTTTGAAGGCAAAAAGATTACCATAGATATTAAGTCACTGAACAGCAAAAGCTTTGATTTGAATATTAAAATCCCTTTACGCTATAAAGAAAAAGAATTTGAGATCAGAAAAATTCTCAACGACAGGATTATCCGTGGAAAAGTGGATTGCTACATTAACCTTGAGAATCTTGAAGAATCTACGGATGTGAAAATTAATAAAAATTTAATTGATTCTTACATCAGCGAACTTCGCAACATCGCTTCAGACGGCCCCGATTTCGAATATCTGAAAATGGCAGTACGATTACCGGATGCCATCACTTCAAGGCCCGATGAACTTTCGGAAGGAGAATGGGAAGCATTGGCTAAAATTGTACATGCTGCGGTCGACCGGTTTGGAGAATTCAGAAAAACGGAAGGTAAAATCCTGCATGAAGAGCTGGAAAGAAACATACAGAATATTGAAAAGAGCCTTTCCGAAGTTATTCCTTTTGAAGAAGAACGAATCTCTGCTGTAAAAGAGCGTTATCAGAAATCTTTAAAAGAATTCGAAAATATAGATGAAACCAGATTCTATCAGGAAATGGCTTATTTCACGGAAAAGCTGGATATTTCCGAAGAGAAGGTACGGCTTTCCCAACATCTTAAATACTATAAAGAAGTAATGGACAATGAAGATTTTAACGGTAAAAAACTGGGATTCATTTCTCAGGAAATAGGCCGTGAGATCAATACATTAGGTTCAAAAGCCAATCATTCTGAAATTCAGAAGCTGGTAGTGATGATGAAGGATGATCTGGAAAAAATCAAAGAACAAACGTTAAATGTACTTTAA
- the gmk gene encoding guanylate kinase, with the protein MNNKVIIFSAPSGSGKTTLVKHSLEIFKELQFSISCTTRQPRGSEVHAVDYHFLTPDEFRQKIAEDAFVEFEEVYTDKYYGTLKSEVEKIWNHGKVVIFDVDVKGGISLKKYFGEQALSIFIEPPSIDELERRLISRNTDDADTIRTRVAKAEEEMSYAKEFDKIVINNDLDEAKREIESLIKNFIGS; encoded by the coding sequence TTGAACAATAAAGTTATCATATTTTCAGCGCCCTCGGGAAGCGGAAAAACGACACTGGTAAAACATTCACTGGAAATATTTAAAGAACTGCAGTTTTCCATTTCCTGCACAACAAGGCAGCCGAGAGGAAGCGAAGTTCATGCGGTGGATTATCATTTTTTAACGCCTGATGAATTCAGGCAAAAAATTGCGGAAGATGCATTTGTAGAATTTGAAGAAGTGTATACCGACAAATACTACGGAACCTTAAAATCCGAAGTTGAAAAAATATGGAATCATGGGAAAGTGGTGATTTTTGACGTTGATGTAAAAGGCGGGATTTCCCTTAAAAAATATTTTGGAGAGCAGGCATTGTCGATTTTTATCGAACCGCCTTCCATTGATGAACTGGAGCGAAGATTGATTTCAAGAAATACGGACGATGCGGACACCATCAGAACCCGCGTGGCAAAAGCTGAAGAAGAAATGTCTTATGCAAAAGAGTTTGATAAAATCGTGATCAATAATGATCTTGACGAAGCAAAAAGAGAAATAGAAAGTTTAATAAAAAATTTTATTGGAAGTTAA
- the nadA gene encoding quinolinate synthase NadA, translated as MSTETLEKAKSAIPVRGFLDIKDIAIPQGEELVKAILALKEEKNAVILAHYYQPGEIQDIADFLGDSLQLARQAKDTNADMIVFCGVHFMAEAAKILNPTKKVVLPDTMAGCSLADGCSGEGLRKMREQHPNALVATYINCNAETKAESDIIVTSSNAETVIEALPKDRPIIFAPDKNLGRYLSQKTGRDMILWDGSCIVHEAFSMERIAKQLAENPDAKLIAHPESEEAVLKLAHFIGSTSALLNYVEQDDCQKFIIATEEGILHEMKKRAPHKELIPALVFDETCNCSECFYMKRNTMEKLYLCMKYELPEIIIDEELRLKALKPIEAMLDLSKSIK; from the coding sequence ATGAGTACCGAAACATTAGAAAAAGCTAAATCTGCAATTCCCGTAAGAGGATTTTTGGATATAAAAGATATTGCCATTCCTCAGGGAGAAGAGCTTGTAAAAGCCATTCTTGCGTTAAAAGAAGAGAAAAATGCAGTGATTTTAGCACATTATTACCAGCCCGGAGAAATTCAGGATATTGCTGATTTTCTTGGCGATTCACTTCAATTGGCAAGACAGGCAAAAGACACCAATGCAGATATGATTGTTTTCTGCGGAGTACATTTTATGGCCGAAGCTGCAAAAATTCTTAATCCTACAAAAAAAGTTGTTCTTCCGGACACGATGGCGGGATGTTCTTTAGCAGACGGATGTTCCGGAGAAGGACTGCGAAAAATGCGTGAGCAGCATCCAAATGCGTTGGTAGCAACTTATATCAACTGTAATGCGGAAACAAAGGCTGAAAGTGATATTATCGTGACAAGCTCAAACGCGGAAACGGTAATTGAAGCACTACCGAAAGACCGTCCGATTATTTTCGCTCCGGATAAAAATCTGGGAAGATACTTATCTCAGAAAACCGGCCGTGATATGATTCTCTGGGATGGAAGCTGTATCGTACACGAAGCTTTCTCTATGGAAAGAATTGCGAAACAGCTGGCGGAAAATCCCGATGCCAAGCTTATTGCCCACCCGGAAAGTGAAGAAGCGGTTTTAAAACTGGCTCATTTTATCGGTTCCACTTCCGCACTGCTTAATTATGTAGAACAGGACGACTGCCAGAAATTTATTATTGCTACGGAAGAAGGCATCCTTCATGAAATGAAAAAACGTGCACCTCACAAAGAACTGATTCCGGCACTGGTTTTCGATGAAACCTGCAATTGTTCGGAATGTTTTTACATGAAAAGAAATACCATGGAAAAACTCTATCTGTGCATGAAATATGAGCTTCCGGAAATCATTATTGACGAAGAATTAAGATTGAAAGCATTAAAGCCTATTGAAGCGATGCTTGATCTTTCTAAAAGTATAAAATAA
- a CDS encoding bacteriocin-like protein, producing MKNFKKLSRRNLEQINGGAGPKSCNECPQGSNFTCDEYWALSEFCRNCVLINSECYVPGPNDL from the coding sequence ATGAAAAATTTTAAAAAATTAAGCAGACGAAATTTAGAACAGATTAATGGAGGAGCGGGTCCTAAAAGCTGTAATGAATGCCCTCAAGGTTCCAATTTTACTTGTGATGAATACTGGGCACTTTCAGAGTTTTGCAGAAACTGTGTTCTTATCAATTCTGAATGTTATGTTCCTGGTCCGAATGATCTTTAA
- the folB gene encoding dihydroneopterin aldolase, with translation MSKIYLEDVKIYAYHGVLPEENIIGTYYILNTEIHTDLWKAAESDNLEDTISYADVNEIIHNEMKIKSKLLEHVAGRIISKIHGKFPEISYIRLKITKTAPPMKGEMKGASIELEKSFKPDN, from the coding sequence ATGAGCAAAATATATCTTGAAGATGTAAAAATTTATGCCTACCACGGTGTTTTACCGGAAGAAAACATCATCGGAACTTATTATATTCTGAATACAGAAATCCACACAGATCTGTGGAAAGCGGCAGAATCAGACAATCTAGAAGATACGATCAGTTATGCAGATGTTAATGAAATTATTCATAACGAAATGAAAATCAAATCTAAATTGCTGGAACATGTAGCCGGAAGAATTATTTCAAAGATTCATGGAAAATTCCCGGAAATTTCCTATATCCGACTGAAAATCACCAAAACCGCACCGCCGATGAAAGGTGAAATGAAGGGGGCAAGCATCGAACTGGAAAAAAGTTTTAAACCCGATAATTAA
- a CDS encoding DUF4403 family protein: MKFIKILFLLAFITVCGQTGSDNQVPVYNFPKLKSSITMPVIIPLSQISNIINASVKDLIYQDDSYTDNNNDQFKVKVWKTRPIRLVGGTNQNILIEVPLKIWAEKGIGTLGLYTYQSTTFETVMSFNTSISLKNNWTILTQTHPNGFRWVTKPVLDFGKIEIPITSLVEKSLVEQQKKFCTTIDQQMAGQLNFQNYAVMAFNVFANPFQVSEEYNTWLKITPINVHITPLQFYANQINTSLGIDIYSETYTGRKPESSELVKSAPDFGFVASLEDQFLLQTTANVPFTEATAIARNMFLNKEYDVRGSSVKIKDIKVYGEDNRVMVEAETEGYVNGTAYISGVPVYDESKKKIVLSETKFRLKTSNILQKTATLLFRGRIVKMIEEEYGIPTQDLENTSRKSIEEAFNKEYYKGLKMSGKVFTLKPGNILMNPFGITAVIDTKANLKLIVNGI, from the coding sequence TTGAAATTCATAAAAATATTATTTCTTTTAGCTTTTATTACCGTTTGCGGTCAGACTGGTTCAGATAATCAGGTGCCTGTTTACAATTTCCCGAAGCTAAAATCCAGCATTACCATGCCGGTAATCATTCCCCTATCTCAGATCAGCAACATCATCAATGCTTCTGTAAAAGATCTCATCTACCAGGATGATTCTTATACTGACAACAATAACGACCAGTTTAAAGTGAAAGTATGGAAAACACGCCCGATACGTCTTGTTGGGGGTACCAACCAAAACATTCTGATTGAGGTCCCCTTAAAAATATGGGCAGAAAAAGGAATTGGAACCCTCGGATTGTATACTTACCAAAGCACAACTTTTGAAACGGTGATGTCTTTCAATACTTCCATCAGTTTAAAAAATAACTGGACAATTCTTACACAAACCCATCCTAACGGATTCAGATGGGTGACAAAACCCGTGCTGGATTTTGGAAAAATCGAAATCCCTATCACGTCGCTGGTAGAAAAAAGCCTTGTGGAACAACAAAAGAAATTCTGCACAACGATTGACCAGCAAATGGCCGGACAGCTGAACTTTCAGAATTATGCCGTTATGGCCTTCAATGTTTTTGCAAATCCCTTTCAGGTTTCTGAAGAATACAATACCTGGCTGAAAATTACACCGATTAATGTTCATATTACACCATTGCAGTTTTACGCCAATCAAATCAATACAAGTCTGGGAATAGATATATATTCGGAAACTTATACCGGCCGTAAACCCGAATCTTCAGAGCTTGTAAAATCAGCTCCGGATTTTGGCTTTGTTGCTTCGCTGGAAGACCAGTTTCTGCTTCAGACCACAGCAAATGTTCCTTTTACGGAAGCAACGGCCATTGCACGGAATATGTTCCTGAATAAAGAATATGATGTAAGAGGTTCTTCGGTAAAGATTAAGGATATAAAAGTATATGGTGAAGACAACCGCGTAATGGTAGAGGCGGAAACAGAAGGATACGTTAACGGAACAGCCTATATTTCGGGAGTTCCGGTATATGATGAGAGCAAAAAGAAGATTGTGCTGTCTGAAACCAAATTCAGGCTCAAAACATCCAATATATTACAGAAAACGGCCACTCTGCTGTTCCGGGGAAGAATCGTAAAAATGATTGAAGAAGAATATGGTATTCCGACTCAGGATCTTGAAAACACTTCTAGGAAAAGTATTGAAGAAGCCTTTAACAAAGAATATTATAAAGGGCTCAAAATGTCCGGAAAGGTGTTTACTTTAAAACCCGGAAACATTCTGATGAATCCTTTTGGAATTACCGCCGTAATTGATACGAAAGCAAATTTAAAACTTATAGTAAACGGAATTTAA
- a CDS encoding RDD family protein, with translation MRKYLRVVDNNRATKWQRFAEYILDRIFIQVIFYGAIFIFGILNATLFNENIDESFEEENTSMDFVFILIYLTYIFAYYCLMEYYLGRTPAKYITGTKVISIDGEKPTFMQILGRTFSRIVPFDALSFLGENGWHDSWSDTRVIDIKKYTAETQMKREIETIGVKEIA, from the coding sequence ATGAGAAAATATTTACGCGTAGTAGACAATAACAGAGCTACAAAATGGCAAAGATTTGCAGAGTATATACTGGACAGGATCTTTATCCAGGTCATTTTTTATGGGGCAATTTTTATCTTTGGTATATTAAATGCCACTCTTTTTAATGAGAATATAGATGAAAGTTTTGAAGAAGAAAATACAAGTATGGACTTTGTCTTTATACTCATTTATCTTACCTACATATTTGCTTATTATTGTCTGATGGAATATTACCTGGGAAGAACGCCTGCAAAATATATTACCGGAACAAAAGTTATTAGCATCGATGGAGAAAAACCGACATTTATGCAAATATTGGGTCGCACATTTTCAAGAATAGTCCCTTTTGATGCCTTATCTTTTCTGGGCGAAAACGGCTGGCACGACAGCTGGAGCGATACCCGCGTGATTGATATAAAAAAATATACGGCTGAAACCCAGATGAAAAGAGAAATTGAAACCATCGGAGTGAAAGAAATCGCCTGA